From Nitrosopumilus zosterae, the proteins below share one genomic window:
- a CDS encoding 2-oxoacid:ferredoxin oxidoreductase subunit alpha: MSTSDFTWLIGGPQGSGVESGANIFSKVCAEMGYHVFGKREFYSNIKGEHSYFTVRICDEKINSNVNDVSLMVSFDAETIFRHYDEVISGGGIIYDSDLFETKTSDVHTLDAPFKERLHKELELQNKPFTIAGVLEIAKEKGVLLYPVSFKSILATLAEETGNPRLKGLVRMFNVIGVALSLGLVKMPPDSLKKTIGDIFAKKEEIAKINQETAIYSYNYAAAKFESFNYELSGTEKEPHTILVQGFQGTALGKMVCGCRMQPYYPITPASDESVFLESNEIVEVIGGRPGSTAVIQCEDEICSIGMTIGSALTGTRASTCTSGPGFSLMTEMLGWAGMNEVPIVITNYQRSGPSTGLPTRHGQDDLLFSIYAGHGDFPKIVYASGDIEESFYDTGNCFNYADIFQVPVIHMMDKFHASSVITCKRFDPSKVTINRGKLLEKVEDGYRRFEFTEDGISPRSRLGIDNGIFWNTGDESDEWGHITEDPILRVKMMDKRMFKLDLILKDIPQSQQAVSFGVEDYTIISWGSAKGPILDAIDMLKKEGISIGYVQLKLLHPFPADYVTSLLKDAKTIIDIEANHSGQLGKLFKQNVSRDIDYFILKYTGRAMTCTEVYDSLKKIVENKADKREVLMHGA; encoded by the coding sequence GTGAGCACATCAGATTTTACTTGGTTAATTGGTGGTCCACAGGGAAGTGGTGTAGAATCAGGTGCAAATATTTTCTCAAAGGTTTGTGCAGAGATGGGGTATCATGTATTTGGAAAACGTGAATTTTATTCTAATATTAAAGGTGAACATAGCTACTTTACAGTAAGGATCTGTGATGAGAAAATCAACTCAAATGTTAATGATGTATCTCTAATGGTATCTTTCGATGCTGAAACAATTTTTCGTCACTATGATGAAGTAATTTCTGGTGGTGGAATAATTTATGATTCTGATTTGTTTGAAACAAAAACAAGTGATGTTCACACTCTTGATGCTCCATTCAAAGAAAGATTGCATAAAGAATTAGAGTTACAAAATAAACCCTTTACAATTGCCGGAGTTTTAGAGATTGCAAAAGAAAAAGGTGTTTTACTATATCCAGTTTCTTTCAAGTCTATTCTTGCAACTCTTGCTGAAGAAACTGGTAATCCTCGTCTTAAAGGATTAGTTAGAATGTTTAATGTAATTGGTGTCGCATTATCATTGGGATTAGTAAAGATGCCTCCTGATTCACTGAAAAAAACAATCGGGGATATTTTTGCAAAGAAAGAAGAGATTGCAAAAATTAATCAAGAAACTGCGATTTATTCATATAATTATGCAGCAGCAAAGTTTGAATCTTTCAATTATGAGTTGAGTGGTACTGAAAAAGAACCTCACACAATTCTAGTCCAAGGATTCCAAGGAACTGCATTGGGAAAGATGGTGTGTGGTTGTAGAATGCAGCCTTACTATCCAATCACTCCTGCATCAGATGAATCAGTATTTCTTGAATCAAATGAAATAGTAGAAGTTATTGGCGGTAGACCTGGTTCTACTGCCGTAATTCAATGCGAAGATGAAATTTGTTCTATAGGAATGACCATTGGTTCGGCATTGACTGGAACGCGTGCTTCAACATGTACATCTGGTCCCGGATTTTCATTGATGACTGAGATGCTGGGGTGGGCAGGAATGAATGAGGTCCCAATAGTAATTACAAATTATCAGAGAAGTGGACCATCAACTGGACTTCCAACAAGGCATGGCCAAGATGATTTGTTATTTTCTATATATGCAGGACATGGAGATTTTCCAAAAATAGTTTATGCATCTGGCGATATCGAAGAGAGTTTCTATGACACTGGAAACTGTTTTAATTATGCTGATATTTTTCAAGTTCCGGTAATTCACATGATGGATAAATTCCATGCGAGTTCTGTGATTACCTGTAAGAGATTTGATCCTTCTAAAGTCACAATAAACCGTGGTAAACTCTTAGAAAAAGTAGAGGATGGGTATAGACGATTTGAATTTACAGAAGATGGGATATCACCACGTTCTAGATTGGGAATAGATAATGGGATATTTTGGAATACTGGTGATGAATCTGATGAATGGGGTCATATCACTGAAGACCCAATTTTACGTGTAAAAATGATGGATAAGAGAATGTTCAAACTAGATCTGATTCTCAAAGATATCCCGCAATCACAACAGGCAGTATCATTTGGTGTTGAAGATTACACAATAATTTCTTGGGGTTCTGCAAAGGGTCCAATTTTGGATGCAATTGACATGCTAAAAAAAGAGGGAATCTCAATTGGATATGTCCAGTTAAAACTACTGCATCCATTTCCAGCTGATTATGTAACTTCGTTGCTCAAAGATGCCAAGACAATTATCGATATTGAAGCAAATCACTCAGGCCAACTAGGAAAACTATTCAAGCAAAATGTGAGTCGTGATATTGATTACTTTATCTTAAAATACACTGGAAGAGCCATGACTTGTACTGAAGTTTATGATTCACTTAAGAAAATTGTTGAAAATAAAGCTGACAAACGGGAGGTTTTAATGCATGGCGCTTAA
- a CDS encoding 2-hydroxyacid dehydrogenase, whose translation MMKKVFLTRTLHDFALNELKKKYQIEVHSGKIPISQTKLRSKIKDVDGIICFPYDKINKETIELAKNLKVISTYSVGFDHIDVNYAKERKIRVGYTPEVLTDATADLAFSLLLDLLRRVSEGDRIIRNGKWKVIYGAHDYVGVDLQGKTLGILGLGRIGKTLAKRAKAFEMNIIYHNRKPLSKSKENALGVKFASFEKIITQSDIISIHVPHTKETDQLFDMKVFNKMKKSAFLINTARGKIVNEKELVKALKKKIISGAGLDVFEQEPIGVKNPLTRLENVVLAPHIGSSTKETRAKMAEITVKNLNLGMNGKKPIYSVGY comes from the coding sequence CTGATGAAAAAAGTCTTTCTTACAAGAACCTTACATGATTTTGCATTAAATGAATTGAAAAAAAAGTATCAGATTGAAGTTCATTCGGGGAAAATTCCTATTTCTCAAACAAAACTTAGATCAAAAATTAAAGATGTAGATGGAATCATTTGTTTTCCATATGACAAAATAAATAAAGAAACCATAGAGTTAGCAAAGAATCTAAAAGTAATCAGCACTTATAGCGTAGGATTTGATCACATTGATGTCAATTATGCCAAAGAAAGAAAAATTCGCGTAGGATATACTCCTGAAGTACTAACTGATGCAACTGCAGATTTAGCATTCTCATTGTTGCTTGATCTTCTAAGACGAGTGTCTGAGGGTGACAGAATTATTAGAAATGGTAAATGGAAAGTGATCTATGGCGCACATGATTATGTTGGGGTTGATCTTCAGGGAAAAACTCTTGGTATTTTGGGTTTGGGAAGAATTGGTAAAACACTTGCAAAAAGAGCAAAAGCCTTTGAGATGAACATCATATATCACAACAGAAAACCACTCTCAAAATCGAAAGAAAATGCATTAGGCGTAAAATTTGCCTCATTTGAAAAGATAATCACACAAAGCGACATCATATCAATACATGTTCCACACACTAAAGAGACAGACCAGTTATTTGACATGAAGGTATTTAATAAAATGAAAAAATCGGCATTTCTAATTAATACTGCACGAGGAAAAATTGTAAATGAAAAAGAACTTGTAAAGGCACTAAAGAAAAAAATTATTTCAGGTGCAGGACTAGATGTATTTGAGCAAGAACCAATCGGAGTGAAAAATCCTTTGACAAGATTGGAAAATGTTGTTCTTGCACCACACATTGGCAGTTCAACAAAGGAGACCCGAGCCAAGATGGCAGAGATTACTGTTAAAAATCTGAATCTAGGAATGAATGGAAAAAAGCCGATCTATTCAGTAGGATATTGA
- a CDS encoding ChuX/HutX family heme-like substrate-binding protein: protein MLFELLSDIVATDDVLFIVKSNAATCEVRSDSLNIKQKEKWITIGDNDDPAHMHIDSELIKSAKFLQEEKPERISFSVQFFDGYGDRVLAAFFTKMYDGTKTIIPSRKKLYEDLNQKYSSIINF, encoded by the coding sequence ATGCTTTTCGAATTGTTATCTGATATAGTTGCAACTGATGATGTTTTATTCATCGTAAAAAGTAACGCCGCAACATGTGAGGTTAGAAGCGACTCTCTTAATATCAAACAAAAAGAAAAATGGATTACAATTGGTGATAATGACGATCCTGCACACATGCATATTGATTCTGAATTGATAAAATCTGCAAAATTTCTACAAGAAGAAAAACCTGAACGGATTAGTTTTAGCGTACAATTCTTTGATGGATATGGGGATCGTGTTTTGGCTGCATTTTTTACAAAAATGTATGATGGAACAAAAACAATAATCCCTTCACGAAAAAAACTCTATGAGGATTTAAACCAAAAATATTCTTCCATCATTAATTTTTAA
- a CDS encoding NAD(P)/FAD-dependent oxidoreductase, with protein MVHDFDIVIIGGGILGTSISYFLSQLNKSKKIAVVEQAHSVAFHTSGRNTGKVHAPYLYNPEKKKLFAKAAFHGYEMWEEYSKLRDLPFKKDGVIEVALDKKGTAVLEKYLKWGKQNGLEDKDIKLMDNVELKKIEPEIKCESALYVYKDGSVDYSVFTNSVMKDSKANGTNFILDTKVTKIKKENNKWAITLNGEHEICTKFLINAAGGEAINIAHDVGVAKKFTDVHFRGEYWRAPKEYHDLTKTSVYSVPEFPDYPFLDPHWIIRIDGSCEIGPNAVPVFSPYGYNKSENIKEFIPKILEMLGSGARKAIFDKQFQELAINEIQSSMSKTTMVNRVKRFLPKIDPDKITEKGTAGIRSSVIDDDGKFVSDVILVDDETSFHILNYNSPGATGALPFAVHIINHLNKTGLFESETVDAQCGPWNFSQILEKLGE; from the coding sequence ATGGTTCATGATTTTGACATAGTAATTATTGGTGGAGGCATACTTGGAACATCCATTTCATATTTTCTCTCTCAGCTTAACAAATCAAAAAAAATAGCAGTCGTTGAGCAAGCACACAGTGTTGCATTTCATACAAGTGGAAGAAACACAGGAAAAGTTCACGCACCATACTTGTACAATCCCGAAAAGAAAAAACTGTTTGCAAAAGCTGCATTTCATGGATATGAGATGTGGGAAGAATATTCAAAATTACGAGACTTACCTTTCAAAAAAGACGGGGTAATTGAAGTTGCTTTGGATAAAAAAGGCACTGCAGTTCTTGAAAAATATCTAAAGTGGGGAAAACAAAATGGCCTGGAAGACAAAGATATCAAACTGATGGACAATGTAGAATTAAAAAAGATAGAACCTGAAATAAAATGTGAATCTGCTCTATATGTATACAAGGATGGGTCTGTGGATTATTCCGTATTTACAAATTCTGTAATGAAAGACAGTAAGGCAAATGGAACAAATTTCATTTTAGACACTAAGGTCACAAAAATAAAAAAAGAAAACAACAAGTGGGCAATTACATTAAATGGCGAACACGAGATATGTACTAAATTTTTAATTAATGCTGCAGGCGGAGAAGCAATCAACATTGCACATGACGTAGGAGTCGCAAAAAAATTCACAGATGTGCATTTCAGGGGAGAATATTGGAGAGCGCCAAAAGAATATCATGACTTGACTAAAACAAGTGTTTACTCTGTTCCAGAATTTCCAGACTATCCATTTTTAGATCCACATTGGATAATCAGAATAGATGGCAGTTGTGAGATTGGCCCCAACGCTGTTCCAGTTTTTAGCCCATATGGATACAACAAATCAGAAAACATCAAAGAATTCATCCCAAAAATTCTAGAGATGTTAGGTTCTGGTGCAAGAAAAGCAATTTTCGACAAACAGTTTCAGGAGCTTGCAATTAATGAGATACAGTCATCAATGTCAAAAACAACAATGGTTAACAGAGTCAAAAGGTTCTTGCCAAAGATTGATCCAGATAAAATTACTGAAAAGGGGACTGCTGGAATTAGATCTTCTGTAATTGATGATGATGGAAAGTTTGTTTCAGATGTAATCTTAGTTGATGATGAGACATCATTTCATATTTTAAATTACAATTCACCAGGGGCTACTGGTGCATTGCCATTTGCAGTACACATCATTAACCATCTAAACAAAACAGGACTCTTTGAGAGTGAAACAGTGGATGCTCAATGCGGCCCATGGAATTTCTCTCAAATATTAGAAAAATTGGGCGAATAA
- a CDS encoding calcium/sodium antiporter, which translates to MELIFNFLLVGAGLTMLYFGGDWLVKGSIALSNKFGISQLVIGLTVVAFGTSAPELAVSISSAMQGLSDIALGNVVGSNIVNIGAILGMSAIISPIIVSKSAIRKEVPIMIGISFLLLGIIIDGKIDFVDGALFVIGIIVFTGYSYRSSKKDTDTQVIPASQILQKNVFSKSIIFIIVGLLLLTGGSFLTVDNVVIIGASFGISELFMGLTVVAIGTSLPELITSVVAARKGHADLSVGNIIGSNIFNILAILGISSLISGITVTEQVLVDVGIMLAFSLVLIPIMRSGFVISRREGVILVAGYVVYVIFLFSRQ; encoded by the coding sequence ATGGAATTAATTTTCAATTTTTTGCTTGTAGGTGCAGGATTAACTATGTTATATTTTGGAGGAGACTGGTTAGTGAAAGGATCAATAGCCCTATCAAACAAATTTGGAATTAGTCAATTGGTTATCGGTCTAACTGTCGTTGCTTTTGGAACTTCAGCACCAGAACTTGCAGTAAGTATTTCATCTGCAATGCAAGGATTGTCTGATATTGCCTTAGGAAATGTAGTGGGAAGCAATATTGTCAATATTGGAGCAATTCTAGGAATGTCTGCCATAATCAGTCCAATTATTGTATCAAAATCTGCCATAAGAAAAGAAGTTCCAATAATGATAGGCATTTCATTCCTTTTACTTGGAATTATTATAGATGGTAAAATTGATTTTGTTGATGGAGCGTTATTTGTAATTGGAATTATTGTTTTTACAGGATATAGTTATCGTAGCTCAAAAAAAGACACAGATACACAAGTGATACCTGCATCGCAAATATTACAAAAAAATGTTTTTTCCAAATCTATAATTTTCATAATAGTTGGGTTATTGCTCCTAACTGGAGGATCATTTCTTACAGTAGATAATGTTGTAATCATTGGTGCAAGTTTTGGAATATCCGAATTGTTCATGGGATTGACAGTTGTTGCAATAGGAACTTCACTTCCAGAGCTAATAACGTCAGTGGTTGCTGCAAGAAAAGGTCATGCCGATCTTAGTGTTGGAAATATAATTGGCAGTAACATATTCAACATTTTAGCAATATTGGGAATTTCATCATTGATTTCAGGCATCACAGTTACTGAACAAGTATTAGTGGATGTTGGAATAATGTTGGCGTTTAGTCTTGTATTGATTCCAATTATGCGTAGTGGGTTTGTCATATCCAGAAGAGAAGGCGTAATTCTGGTAGCAGGCTATGTTGTTTATGTGATATTTTTGTTCAGCCGGCAATAA